From one bacterium genomic stretch:
- the ribD gene encoding bifunctional diaminohydroxyphosphoribosylaminopyrimidine deaminase/5-amino-6-(5-phosphoribosylamino)uracil reductase RibD gives MRDGDERLLGRAIELAARAGRGAAPNPRVGAVVVGAGGAIVGEGWHRRAGEAHAETQALAAAGEAARGATLYLSLEPCVHTGRTPPCARAIIAAQVRRVVVAMIDPDERVAGRGVEELRAAGIEVELAGAETERAAERLNEDYLLHRRRGRAFAALKVAATLDGRIADASGASQWITGAEARRRAKELRGLYGAVVVGAGTLLADDPGLLPPDGPAGAPPFLRCIVDGALRARPEARLFRVAAEAGIDSPIVIYCRPDADPARRAALEREGAEVVPLGEAGAPIPPAEILRDLARRGVLGAYVEGGGRTLGAFLAAGCADKFYWFSAPRLLGDAGGAAALDAGPRPLAAAFDWRVEVEERLGEDRLFVLYPRASGAERV, from the coding sequence ATGCGTGACGGAGACGAACGGCTGCTCGGGCGGGCGATCGAGCTCGCGGCGCGCGCCGGACGCGGCGCGGCGCCGAACCCGCGCGTCGGCGCGGTCGTCGTCGGCGCCGGCGGCGCGATCGTCGGCGAGGGCTGGCATCGCCGCGCGGGGGAGGCGCACGCGGAGACGCAGGCGCTCGCCGCGGCCGGCGAGGCGGCGCGCGGCGCGACGCTCTATCTCTCGCTCGAGCCGTGCGTGCACACCGGCCGCACGCCTCCCTGCGCGCGGGCGATCATCGCCGCGCAGGTGCGGCGGGTCGTCGTGGCGATGATCGATCCCGACGAGCGGGTCGCCGGGCGCGGCGTCGAGGAACTGCGCGCCGCGGGGATCGAGGTCGAGCTCGCCGGCGCGGAGACGGAGCGGGCGGCGGAGCGGCTCAACGAAGACTATCTGCTTCACCGCCGCCGCGGCCGCGCCTTCGCCGCGCTCAAGGTCGCGGCGACGCTCGACGGCCGCATCGCCGACGCGTCGGGCGCCTCGCAGTGGATCACCGGCGCCGAGGCGCGCCGCCGCGCCAAGGAGCTGCGCGGCCTCTACGGCGCGGTCGTCGTCGGAGCCGGCACGCTGCTGGCCGACGACCCCGGTCTGCTGCCGCCCGACGGCCCCGCCGGCGCGCCGCCGTTCCTGCGCTGCATCGTGGACGGCGCCCTGCGCGCCCGTCCCGAGGCGCGGCTCTTCCGCGTCGCCGCCGAGGCGGGGATCGACTCGCCGATCGTGATCTACTGCCGCCCGGACGCCGATCCGGCGCGGCGCGCGGCGCTGGAGCGGGAGGGGGCGGAGGTCGTGCCGCTCGGCGAGGCCGGCGCGCCGATCCCCCCGGCCGAGATCCTGCGGGACCTCGCGCGCCGCGGCGTGCTCGGGGCCTACGTCGAGGGGGGCGGGCGGACGCTCGGCGCCTTCCTCGCCGCCGGCTGCGCCGACAAGTTCTACTGGTTCTCCGCGCCGCGGCTGCTCGGCGACGCCGGCGGCGCGGCCGCGCTCGACGCCGGACCGCGGCCGCTGGCCGCGGCGTTCGACTGGCGGGTCGAGGTGGAGGAGCGGTTGGGAGAGGATAGACTCTTCGTCCTCTATCCCCGCGCCTCGGGGGCGGAACGCGTATAG